One Deinococcus ruber DNA window includes the following coding sequences:
- a CDS encoding HpcH/HpaI aldolase/citrate lyase family protein: MTTAFDPWALGASLYTPATRPDLLELGTDKLPGLSSVIYCTEDAIREEAVPEAVENLRRVLPFLPSGPQYPLRLIRARTPEVLAQLVQLDLHGIHGFVLPKIESGNLGQYLRHLERDEHSHLLVFPTLETRDALSEQRMALLRDLIFQEHWHSRIPAFRIGGNDLMHALGIRRTPGRTVYEGPLERVISMLVGVFKPYGFCLSSPVYEIYSDLVTLEREVRQDLEYGLCGKTIIHPGQLSTVLGSYAVQQADLLEAQAILAPDAPAVFKMNGRMCEPATHRGWAQDILTRAARFGVLSDAHSTALHF, from the coding sequence ATGACCACGGCCTTCGATCCGTGGGCGCTGGGGGCCAGCCTGTACACGCCCGCCACCCGGCCCGATCTACTGGAACTGGGCACCGACAAACTGCCCGGCCTGTCCAGCGTGATCTACTGCACCGAAGACGCCATCCGCGAGGAAGCGGTGCCTGAGGCCGTGGAGAATCTGCGCCGGGTGCTGCCGTTCCTGCCGTCCGGCCCGCAGTATCCGCTGCGCCTGATCCGCGCCCGCACTCCCGAGGTGCTGGCGCAACTTGTTCAGCTCGATCTGCACGGCATTCACGGCTTCGTGCTTCCCAAAATCGAGAGCGGCAATCTGGGCCAGTATCTGCGGCACCTTGAGCGCGACGAGCACAGTCATCTGCTGGTCTTTCCGACGCTGGAAACCCGTGATGCCCTGTCGGAACAGCGCATGGCGCTGCTGCGCGACCTGATCTTTCAGGAACACTGGCACAGCCGTATTCCCGCGTTCCGTATCGGCGGCAACGACCTGATGCACGCCCTGGGCATCCGGCGCACACCGGGCCGCACCGTGTACGAAGGGCCGCTGGAACGGGTCATCAGCATGCTGGTGGGCGTGTTCAAACCCTACGGTTTCTGCCTGTCCAGCCCGGTCTACGAGATCTACAGCGACCTCGTGACGCTGGAACGCGAGGTGCGGCAGGATCTGGAATACGGCCTGTGCGGCAAGACCATCATCCATCCGGGTCAGCTGAGCACGGTGCTGGGTAGCTACGCCGTACAGCAGGCCGATCTGCTGGAAGCGCAGGCGATTCTGGCCCCCGACGCACCCGCCGTCTTCAAGATGAACGGACGCATGTGCGAACCTGCCACCCACAGAGGCTGGGCACAGGACATCCTGACGCGGGCGGCCCGCTTCGGCGTGCTGTCCGACGCGCACAGTACGGCGCTGCATTTTTAG
- a CDS encoding cysteine protease StiP domain-containing protein codes for MMPMLRPTADLAHTLPPHDVHVHLRAAAPRLVTVAHKEALIRAGESYGTLLTPEARPSDAQTRAYHDALSRNGERVGALVAGLTAELLRVYRAPVLVSLARGGTPVGCAVRRVARRWGFDVPHHTLSIIRGLGIDAAALAEVRRLHPAAPLIFLDGWTGKGSIFQTLRASLPTDVPPRLAVLSDPAGVALHAATRDDLLLPHAVLNATVCGLLSRTFVEAPSPLSGPVPPVMHAARIEEALRNDDLTESYLNALDDLSCAYTAEFTLPAAPPRARAPAEVVLRLAADLGVNDPHLIKPSVGEATRVFLRRQPAHLLLRDAGHPDTLHLLEFAQQAGVPVSVQAALPYLAAAVISPGSPL; via the coding sequence ATGATGCCGATGCTCCGACCCACTGCCGATCTCGCTCATACCCTGCCGCCCCACGACGTACACGTACATCTGCGGGCGGCGGCTCCCCGGCTGGTCACGGTTGCGCACAAGGAGGCGCTGATCCGGGCGGGCGAGTCGTATGGCACGCTGCTCACCCCCGAGGCACGCCCCAGTGACGCGCAGACGCGGGCCTACCACGACGCGCTGAGCCGCAACGGTGAGCGGGTGGGTGCGCTGGTCGCGGGCCTGACCGCCGAACTGCTGCGCGTGTACCGTGCGCCCGTGCTGGTGTCACTGGCAAGGGGCGGCACGCCGGTCGGCTGCGCGGTGCGGCGCGTGGCCCGGCGCTGGGGCTTCGACGTGCCCCATCACACGCTCAGCATCATCCGTGGTCTGGGCATCGACGCGGCGGCCCTGGCCGAAGTTCGCCGCCTGCATCCCGCCGCGCCGCTGATCTTTTTAGACGGCTGGACGGGCAAGGGCAGCATCTTCCAGACCCTGCGGGCCAGCCTGCCCACAGATGTGCCGCCCCGTCTGGCGGTGCTGAGCGACCCGGCAGGCGTGGCGCTGCACGCGGCGACCCGCGATGATCTGCTGCTGCCGCACGCCGTTCTGAACGCCACTGTCTGCGGCCTGCTCAGCCGGACCTTCGTGGAAGCGCCGTCTCCCCTATCCGGTCCTGTGCCGCCCGTGATGCATGCTGCCCGCATCGAGGAAGCCCTGAGAAACGACGATCTGACCGAGTCTTACCTGAACGCGCTGGACGATCTGAGCTGCGCCTACACCGCCGAGTTCACGCTGCCCGCTGCCCCGCCTCGCGCGCGCGCGCCCGCCGAGGTGGTGCTGCGACTTGCCGCCGACCTGGGCGTGAACGACCCGCACCTGATCAAGCCCAGCGTGGGCGAGGCGACCCGCGTGTTTCTGCGCCGCCAGCCCGCCCATCTGCTGCTCAGAGACGCGGGGCATCCCGACACGCTCCATCTGCTCGAATTCGCGCAGCAGGCGGGCGTTCCGGTCAGTGTGCAGGCCGCGCTGCCGTATCTGGCTGCCGCCGTTATCTCACCGGGAAGCCCGCTATGA
- a CDS encoding phosphoribosyltransferase domain-containing protein — protein sequence MPSSPAPAALDVRLPSGTLHLTLEQASAPLDDLLTYAVRRNPRRGFLFVSRVLGKHIPVSPDVAARTYHELAAALPKLNAPHFIGLAETATALGEGVFRAWQSQQGQAATFQHTTRYAVTGRRVLLRFDEPHSHAPAHLLYDPGEAARRAEELVLIDDELSTGTTLEHLARAWTDLHPHVRRVVLVSLTDWCARRHELEAALGLPLDFVSLSRGAYTFTPDPGWTPAALPGVVGNGADKAALLPDRSPRYGHPSEVPTPGELGLCFAPTDRVLVLGGGEFQYPAFALAQQIAPLTASCHFSATTRSPVLPGLGIRQHLSFADSVGDGIPNYLYNVDPAEYTRILVTFEGACTPDPALMAALGPHAQAIRLSPALEGA from the coding sequence ATGCCCAGCTCCCCTGCCCCTGCTGCCCTCGACGTGCGCCTTCCCAGCGGCACGCTCCATCTGACGCTCGAACAGGCCAGCGCTCCGCTCGACGACCTGCTGACCTACGCGGTGCGCCGCAATCCGCGCCGGGGCTTTCTGTTCGTCAGCCGGGTGCTGGGCAAACACATTCCGGTTTCGCCGGACGTGGCCGCCCGCACGTATCACGAACTGGCGGCGGCTCTGCCGAAGCTGAACGCGCCGCACTTTATCGGGCTGGCCGAGACTGCCACCGCGCTCGGAGAGGGTGTGTTCCGGGCGTGGCAGTCGCAGCAGGGGCAAGCCGCCACTTTCCAGCACACCACCCGCTACGCCGTGACAGGCCGAAGGGTGCTGCTGCGCTTCGACGAGCCGCACTCACACGCTCCGGCCCACCTGCTCTACGACCCCGGAGAGGCCGCCCGCCGCGCCGAAGAGCTGGTGCTGATCGACGACGAACTCTCGACGGGCACCACGCTCGAACATCTGGCCCGCGCCTGGACCGACCTGCACCCGCACGTGCGGCGGGTGGTGCTGGTCAGCCTGACCGACTGGTGTGCGCGGCGGCATGAACTGGAAGCGGCGCTGGGCCTGCCGCTCGATTTCGTGAGTCTGAGCAGAGGCGCGTACACCTTCACGCCCGACCCCGGCTGGACGCCTGCCGCGCTGCCCGGCGTGGTCGGAAACGGGGCCGACAAAGCGGCGCTGCTCCCAGATCGCAGCCCCCGCTACGGCCACCCGAGCGAGGTACCCACACCCGGCGAACTGGGCCTGTGTTTTGCGCCCACCGACCGGGTACTGGTGCTGGGCGGCGGCGAATTTCAGTATCCGGCGTTTGCGCTGGCCCAGCAGATTGCGCCGCTGACCGCATCCTGCCATTTCAGCGCCACCACCCGCAGCCCGGTGCTGCCGGGACTGGGCATCCGGCAGCATCTGAGCTTTGCCGACAGCGTGGGCGACGGCATTCCCAATTACCTGTACAACGTCGATCCCGCCGAATACACCCGCATTCTGGTCACGTTCGAGGGAGCCTGCACCCCCGACCCGGCCCTAATGGCGGCGCTGGGGCCACACGCGCAGGCGATCCGGCTCAGCCCGGCGCTGGAAGGCGCATGA
- a CDS encoding LLM class flavin-dependent oxidoreductase yields the protein MTQTPASPAAPTPFQVGIYSFGERTADAATGLTVSPQQRVRDLLEEIELADQVGLDVYGVGEHHRPDFVISNPAMILAAAAPRTRNIRLTSAVTVLGTEDPVRVYQAFSTLDLISGGRAEIMAGRGSFIESFPLFIGGHPQDYDELFSEKLDLLLRLQQSDHISWKGRYRAPLSEVGVYPRPVQPSIPVWLGVGGTPASAQRAGEMGLPMALAIIGGMPERFQPFVHLYREAARAAGHDPALLPLGINSHGYLARTSQQAADEAYPAHAAVMNKLGRERGWPPLTRAHFEGDRSLRGASFVGDPQQVSEKILFQHELFGHQRFLLQTSVGTLPHAQIMKSIELLGTEVAPVVRAEIARRSAPAAAPLTSPVGVG from the coding sequence ATGACCCAGACTCCTGCCTCCCCTGCCGCGCCAACTCCTTTTCAGGTCGGCATCTATTCGTTTGGCGAGCGCACCGCCGACGCTGCCACCGGCCTGACGGTCAGCCCGCAGCAGCGCGTGCGCGATCTGCTGGAAGAGATCGAGCTGGCCGATCAGGTGGGGCTGGACGTGTACGGTGTGGGCGAGCACCACCGCCCCGACTTCGTGATCTCGAATCCGGCGATGATCCTGGCCGCCGCCGCCCCACGCACCCGGAACATCCGGCTGACGAGTGCCGTGACTGTGCTGGGCACCGAAGACCCGGTGCGCGTGTATCAGGCGTTCAGCACACTCGACCTGATCTCCGGGGGCCGGGCCGAGATCATGGCGGGGCGCGGATCGTTTATCGAGTCGTTTCCGCTGTTCATCGGCGGCCACCCGCAGGACTACGACGAGCTGTTTTCCGAGAAACTCGACCTGCTGCTCAGGCTTCAGCAGAGCGACCATATCAGTTGGAAGGGACGTTACCGCGCCCCACTCAGCGAAGTGGGCGTGTATCCGCGCCCGGTGCAGCCGAGCATTCCGGTGTGGCTGGGCGTGGGCGGAACCCCGGCATCGGCGCAGCGAGCCGGCGAAATGGGCCTGCCGATGGCACTGGCGATCATCGGCGGAATGCCCGAGCGCTTTCAGCCGTTCGTACACCTGTACCGCGAGGCCGCCCGCGCTGCCGGGCACGATCCGGCCCTCCTGCCGCTGGGCATCAACTCGCACGGATATCTTGCCCGTACCAGCCAGCAGGCCGCTGACGAGGCGTATCCGGCCCACGCCGCCGTGATGAACAAGCTGGGACGCGAGCGCGGCTGGCCTCCGCTGACCCGCGCCCACTTCGAGGGCGACCGCAGTCTGCGCGGCGCGTCGTTTGTGGGCGACCCGCAGCAGGTGAGCGAGAAAATCCTGTTTCAGCACGAGCTGTTCGGGCATCAGCGCTTTCTGCTTCAGACAAGCGTGGGAACGCTGCCACACGCTCAGATCATGAAGAGCATCGAGCTGCTGGGCACTGAGGTCGCTCCGGTGGTGCGTGCCGAGATCGCCCGCAGAAGCGCTCCAGCCGCTGCGCCGCTCACGTCTCCGGTTGGCGTCGGCTGA
- a CDS encoding ferritin-like domain-containing protein, with protein MANQALGMEINDLKDLYIEQLQDIYSAETQLVEALPKMADAAATPELKQGFLDHLAQTRTQAERVASILTELGEQPGGKTCKAMQGLVEEGSEMIKEKAVPAVKDAGLIAAGQRVEHYEIAAYGTVKTYASVLGYGQHAALLETSENEEKATDQKLTMLAREINVAASA; from the coding sequence ATGGCAAACCAGGCGCTGGGAATGGAAATAAATGACCTCAAAGACCTTTACATCGAGCAACTTCAGGATATCTATTCTGCCGAAACACAGCTCGTGGAGGCGCTGCCCAAGATGGCAGACGCGGCAGCCACACCCGAACTCAAGCAGGGCTTTCTCGATCACCTCGCACAGACCCGCACCCAGGCAGAGCGGGTGGCGAGCATTTTGACCGAACTGGGTGAGCAGCCGGGCGGCAAAACCTGCAAGGCCATGCAGGGGCTGGTCGAGGAAGGCAGCGAGATGATCAAGGAAAAAGCCGTGCCCGCCGTGAAAGATGCGGGCCTGATCGCCGCCGGGCAACGGGTGGAACATTACGAGATCGCCGCGTACGGCACGGTCAAGACCTATGCCTCGGTACTGGGCTATGGACAACACGCCGCGCTGCTGGAAACCTCCGAGAATGAGGAGAAGGCCACCGACCAGAAGCTGACCATGCTGGCCCGCGAGATCAACGTGGCTGCGTCTGCCTGA
- a CDS encoding MerR family transcriptional regulator — protein sequence MRLKIGELARKTGLSIRTLRHYDELGLLSPGERTERGHRLYSPADFARLLQVQGLKSLGLRLDDIRVMLSDPDCDSGAILSRHIQQVERQVQEQQRLLQRLRAVASRQAVSASELLEVIRMSEKIREKVASIMEVARSVGGDDQSRFDAEQQAYLAQQAETLGQTRIEEVQNAWPTLMAEVLTEMERGTDPKDPAVRALGLRWRTLVQEFSGGRPDIERTLSDAYQGRMTPEMQAMWDYIAKAMT from the coding sequence ATGCGTCTCAAGATCGGTGAACTCGCCAGAAAAACCGGGCTGAGCATTCGGACGCTGCGCCATTACGACGAACTTGGCCTGCTGTCTCCGGGCGAGCGCACCGAGCGGGGGCACCGTCTGTACTCGCCCGCCGACTTTGCACGGCTGCTTCAGGTGCAGGGCCTGAAGAGCCTGGGGCTTCGCCTGGACGATATCCGTGTGATGCTGAGCGACCCGGACTGCGATTCCGGAGCCATTCTGAGCCGCCATATTCAGCAGGTCGAGCGGCAGGTACAGGAGCAGCAGCGACTGTTGCAGCGTCTGAGGGCAGTGGCGAGCAGGCAGGCAGTGAGCGCGTCCGAACTTCTGGAGGTGATTCGTATGAGCGAGAAGATCAGGGAAAAAGTCGCCAGCATCATGGAGGTTGCCCGCAGCGTGGGCGGCGATGACCAGAGCCGCTTCGACGCCGAGCAGCAGGCGTATCTGGCGCAGCAGGCCGAAACGCTGGGGCAGACCCGCATCGAGGAGGTGCAGAACGCCTGGCCTACCCTGATGGCCGAAGTGCTGACCGAGATGGAGCGCGGCACCGATCCGAAAGACCCGGCAGTCAGGGCGCTGGGCCTGCGCTGGCGCACGCTGGTGCAGGAATTCAGCGGAGGCCGCCCCGATATCGAGCGCACTCTGAGCGACGCCTACCAGGGCCGCATGACTCCCGAAATGCAGGCGATGTGGGACTACATTGCCAAAGCCATGACCTGA
- the tal gene encoding transaldolase: MNKLEQLKSMSIVVADTGDIDAIKKYQPRDCTTNPSLILKAAQLPGYAHLLTEAKGWVVGGETLDDIIDKLTVRIGTELTRIVPGDVSTEVDARLAFDKEASLARARHLISLYEENGVSRKRILIKLAATWEGIQAAHVLEQEGIRCNLTLVFGLEQAIACAQAGAFLISPFVGRITDWYKKTTGTKDYPIDEDPGVASVRTIYAHFKEHGYKTVVMGASFRSAAQVEALAGCDRLTVSPQLLGELADDEGTLERQLTPSEGSTREATISEADYRWSLADNAMAGEKLNEGIRQFHQDTEKLRTLLSAE; this comes from the coding sequence ATGAACAAACTCGAACAGCTCAAGAGCATGTCGATTGTGGTGGCAGATACCGGCGACATCGACGCCATCAAGAAGTATCAGCCGCGTGACTGCACCACCAACCCCTCGCTGATTCTGAAGGCGGCCCAGCTTCCCGGCTACGCGCACCTGCTGACCGAGGCCAAAGGGTGGGTCGTGGGCGGCGAAACGCTCGACGACATCATCGACAAACTGACCGTGAGGATCGGCACCGAACTGACGCGCATCGTGCCCGGCGACGTTTCGACGGAAGTCGATGCCCGCCTCGCCTTCGACAAGGAAGCCTCGCTGGCCCGCGCCCGCCACCTGATCTCGCTGTATGAAGAGAACGGTGTCAGCCGCAAGCGCATCCTGATCAAGCTGGCCGCCACCTGGGAAGGCATCCAGGCCGCGCATGTGCTGGAGCAGGAAGGCATTCGCTGCAACCTGACGCTGGTGTTCGGGCTGGAACAGGCCATCGCCTGCGCCCAGGCAGGTGCTTTCCTGATCTCGCCCTTCGTGGGGCGCATCACCGACTGGTACAAGAAGACCACCGGCACCAAGGATTACCCCATCGACGAAGACCCCGGCGTGGCGTCGGTGCGGACCATCTACGCGCACTTCAAGGAGCACGGGTACAAAACGGTGGTGATGGGTGCGTCGTTCCGCAGCGCCGCTCAGGTCGAGGCGCTGGCAGGTTGTGACCGCCTCACCGTCAGCCCGCAGCTGCTGGGCGAACTGGCCGACGACGAGGGCACGCTGGAACGTCAGCTCACGCCCAGCGAGGGCAGCACCCGCGAGGCCACCATCTCCGAGGCCGATTACCGCTGGAGCCTGGCCGACAATGCCATGGCGGGCGAAAAGCTGAACGAGGGTATCCGCCAGTTCCATCAGGACACCGAGAAACTGCGGACTCTGCTCAGCGCCGAGTAA